Sequence from the uncultured Flavobacterium sp. genome:
AAATATCATGAGATTTAATTTAAAGATCTGTTTAAAACCTTGCGTTTTGTGCTTTGTTTAAGCTTGAAATTGAAATTTTCAAGTTTGAGGCTTTTTTTAGTGTTAAAATTTTACATTTTATATGTAAAAATAAATTTATGGTTTTAAATTATAACTGAAATAGTATTTTATGTTTTTCAATTATAACCATTAATGCATCTTTGCCCTATCAAAATAAAATTTAAATAAAAAATATATAGTTATGTGTGGAATCGTATGTGCCTTTGATCTAAAACAAAAAGCCGAAACATTAAGACCTCAAGTATTAGAAATGTCTAAAATCATTCGTCACCGTGGACCAGACTGGAGCGGAATCTATAGCAATGATAAAGCAATTCTTTCGCATGAGCGTTTGGCAATTGTGGATCCAGCTTCAGGAAAACAACCTTTATTTACAGAAGATAAAAAATTGGTTTTGGCTGCAAATGGTGAAATTTACAACCACAGAGAATTGCGTAAACAATTTGCTGGAAAATATAACTTTCAGACTGAAAGTGACTGCGAAGTTATCTTGGCACTTTATAAAGAAAAAGGACCTCATTTTGTAGATGAAATGAACGGAATCTTTGGATTTGCAATCTATGATGTAGAGAAAGATGAGTATTTTATTGCTCGTGATCATATGGGAATTATTCCATTATATATTGGTTGGGATCAACACGGAACTTTTTATGTAGCTTCTGAATTGAAAGCTTTAGAAGGATATTGTACAAAAATCCAATTGTTTCCTCCGGGACATTATATGACTAGTAAAGACGGTGAATTTGTACAATGGTACAAAAGAGACTGGACTGAATATGATGCAGTAAAAGACAACGAAACTAGTATTCCTGCGATTAAAGAAGCTTTAGAAGCGGCGGTTCACAGACAATTAATGAGTGATGTTCCTTATGGAGTTTTACTTTCCGGAGGTTTAGATTCTTCTATTACTTCGGCTGTAGCCAAAAAATTTGCACAAAAACGTATTGAGTCAGATGATACAACAGATGCTTGGTATCCGCAATTACACTCTTTTTCGGTTGGATTAGATGGTTCTCCGGATTTAGCAGCTGCTCAAATTGTAGCAAAACATATTGGAACGATTCACCACGAAATCAAATTCACAATTCAGGAAGGTTTAGATGCAGTTCGTGATGTAATTTACAACTTAGAAACTTATGATGTAACTACAGTTAGAGCTTCGACTCCAATGTGGTTAATGGCGAGAGTTATTAAATCAATGGGAATTAAGATGGTTCTTTCTGGTGAAGGTGCTGATGAGTTATTTGGAGGATATTTATATTTCCATAAAGCACCAAACGCAAGAGAATTTCACGAAGAAAACGTTCGTAAATTAGGTAAATTACACATGTACGATTGTTTACGTGCAAACAAAAGTTTGGCTGCGTGGGGAATTGAAGGTCGTGTTCCGTTCTTGGATAAAGAATTTATGGATGTGGCAATGAGAATCAACCCGCAAGATAAAATGATCAACAAAGAACATCCAATGGAAAAATGGGTTGTTCGTAAAGCATTCGAAGATATGTTGCCGGAAAGTGTAGCATGGAGACAAAAAGAACAATTCTCTGACGGAGTAGGATATAGCTGGATTGATACTTTGAAAGAAGTGGTAGCCAAAGAAGTTTCGGATGAACAATTGGCAAATGCGAAATATAAATTTCCATTGCAAACGCCAACTTCTAAAGAAGAATATTACTATCGTTCGATCTTTGCAGAACATTTCCCAAGTGATGCAGCAGCATTATGTGTACCTCAGGAAGCAAGTGTGGCTTGTAGTACAAAAATTGCTTTGGAGTGGGATGAGGCTTTCAAAAACATGAACGACCCATCTGGAAGAGCTGTAGCAAGTGTTCACGATGATGCTTACGCGAAAGCATAAAAATTGAATTATTAGAATTAGTTATATATTGTAGAAGAACGTTCTCTTATGAGGACGTTTTTCTTGTCTTAAATTGTTAAATTATATAATTTCAGTCACTTAAAAATATTTTTTGGTAATTATTTAACTTAACTTTTTTATATTTGACATTCGTCGAAATAGAAAAAATCTAGTTTGATTATAAGGAAGTTATCAAAATAAAGTAGGATTTAATTTTCAGAAAACTGAAAATTACAGTGATTTATACCCGGTACATGTCATTTGGGGCATGACCTGAAAACAGAATAAATAAAAAATAGAATAGTATGTCTGGATTATTAGCCGTTATTGGTAAAGGAAAAGACCCGCAACTCGTAAAAGAGCTTTCTAAAAGAATGTCGCATCGTGGTCCTGATGAAAGTGATTTGCAAATTATGGAAAATGGCAGCATAATTAGTCATGAAAGTTTGTCAATTATTGATTTGAAGTCTGGAAAACAACCTATTCAGGGAACTAAAAAAGCCTGGATGGTTCATGATGGAGAAATCTATAATTATCAGGAATTAAAAGATACGGTTCTTAAGAATCATACCTTTAGAACAAAATCAGATTCAGAAGTAATTGTGCATTTGTACGAAGAATTTGGAAATGATTTTTGTAATATGCTTGATGGCGATTTTGCTTTTGTGGTAGTAGATGGCGACAACTATATTGCTGGACGTGATCCTATTGGGGTGAAACCTTTATATTATGGTTTGGATGAAAGAGGAAGAATTTATTTTTCGTCTGAAATGAAGCCAATCGCTGATCAGTGTAAAACATTCTCGACTTTTCCTCCGGGACATTATTATACACCAAAAAAAGGGTTTGTAAAGTATTATCAACCTGCATATGAGGATTATGAAAATGCTGTTGAAGAACTTGATTTAGATTTAATCAGAGATACTTTTACTGAAGCTGTTCGTAAACGTTTAATGAGCGAAGTTCCAGTTGGTGTATTGCTTTCGGGAGGATTAGATTCTTCTTTGATTGCTGCAATTGCTTCTCGTTCATTTGCTGATAGTGGTAAAAAACTACAGACTTTTTCAATTGGTTTGGATGTTGATGCGCCAGATGCGAAAGCGGCAAGAAAAGCAGCTGAATTTTTAGGTACTGAACATCATGAAATTCATTATTCTGTTGAAGACGGAATTGGGCTTTTGGAAAAAATAATTTACTATATCGAAACTTATGATATAATTTCGGTGAGGGCGAGTGTTCCAATGTATTTATTGTCTAAAGCTATTGCTGAAAAAGGAATTAAAGCAATTCTTTCGGGAGAAGGAGCCGATGAAATTTTTGGAGGACATTTGTATTTTAGAAATGCACCTTCGACAGAAGAATTTCAGAAGGAAACTATCGAAAGGGTTCAAAAATTATTTACAGCAGATTTATTGCGTGCCGATAAGTCAACAATGGCAAATGGAATAGAAACAAGAGTTCCGTTTTTGGATACTGCATTTCTGGATGCTACTATTCGCATTAGACCCGAAGAAAAGCAACCAAAAAAATATGACGGTGTCGAAAAATACATTTTAAGAAAAGCATTTGATACGCCTGAAAATCCATATTTGCCAGCTGATATTTTGTGGCGTCAAAAAGAACAATTTTCGGATGGAGTTGGATATAATTGGATTGATGAATTAATCGAGCATTGTTCATGTCAGGTTACTGATGAGCAATTGGCGGGAGCAAGTGTTGAATTTGCTTATAATTCTCCAACAACAAAAGAAGCTTATTTATACAGATCAATTTTTCATAAATATTATCCGCAAATTAGTGCTGCGCAAACGGTTCGAAAATGGATTCCGAAATGGCAGGAAAATCAAGATCCGAGTGGAAGAGCAAATGCGGCTCACTTAGAAGGGAATTTTGAAACTGCAAAATCTGGAGTAGCGGTTTAGTATTTTTAAAATCTAAATTCCAATTTGAATTAAATAATATAAGATCCGAAAGAAACATTCTAAATGTTCTTTTCGGATTTTTTTTGTGCGTTTAATTTTAGACTTGAGGTTTCCCGTAAATTACTAAAAGTAAGTTAATATTTATATATCGTGTTTAGGAAAAATATTATATTTGGTTACCAGAAATTAACTAATCCTTTAACTAAAATCTATGAGAAACTTATTATTAAGTGGAATTCTTTGCTGCTCATTAGCTTCAGTGAGTTCAGTTTATGCACAAAAACCTGTTGCGCCCAAGTACATTAAAAATGTTGAAGGTGTTAAGGAATATTCTTTAAATAATGGACTTAAAGTCCTTTTGATTCCGGATGCTTCTCAAAGCAATATGGTTGTAAATATTGTTTACAATGTAGGATCGAGAAATGAAGGTTACGGCGAGAAAGGTATGGCGCACTTGCTGGAACATATGCTTTTTAAAAGTACCAAAAATTTAGGTGATATTAAAAAAATGCTTTCTGATAAAGGTGGAAATGCAAACGGAACAACTTGGCTTGACCGAACTAACTATTACGAAGTTTTTCCATCAAGTGATGAAAATCTAAAATGGAGTATCGAAATGGAAGCGGATCGTATGATAAACGCGACTATTTTGCAAGAGGATTTATCGAAAGAGTTTTCTGTGGTAAGAAACGAATTTGAGATTGGAGAAAATAATCCTGATCGTGTTTTACAGGAAAGAATACTTTCATCGGCTTATTTGTGGCACAATTACGGGAAAAGTACTATTGGAAGTAAAGAAGATATAGAAAGAGTAAAAGCAAATACACTTAGAGTTTTTTATGAAAAATATTATCAGCCGGACAATTCAACTTTGATAATTGCGGGTAAGTTTGATGAACAAAAAGCTTTGCAATATGTTGGGCAATATTTTGGAGCTATTCCTAAACCAAAAAGAGTTTTGGATAAAACTTATACAGTTGAACCTGCACAAGATGGTGAAAAATACGTTGAGTTAAACAGAGCTGGAGACAGTAAAAATATTGGTGCTTTGTATCATACAGCAGCTTATGTAGATAAGGATTATGCTGCAATTGATGCTTTGGGCGAAATTTTAACTTCGGATCCATCCGGATATTTATACAAGTCATTAATTGAGACTCAAAAAGTGTCTAGTATTTATTATTGGCAGCCAACAACAAGAGATGCAAGTTATATTTATTTTGGAGTTGCAGTTCCTAACGATAAAGATATTAAAGCTACTAAAGACTTAGTTAGAACAGAGTTGGATAAAATAGGAACGACTAAATATACTGACGAAGATGTAACGAGAGCTAAGGCAAAAATCATAAAACAACTTGATGGTATAAAAAATAATACTATTTCATTTGCAATAAATCTTACTGAGATTGTTGGAGCCGGAGATTACAGATTAGGTTTTCTGTACAGAGATGCAGTTGAAAATTTGACTAAAGAAGATATTCAAAGAGTTGCAGATAAATATTTCAGAAGTAACAATAGAACGGTTGGGATTTTTATTCCGTCTAAAGATGAGCAACGTGTGAAACCTGTTGAATATACAGATGATCAAATTGTGGCTTTGACGAAAGATTACAAAGGAAAAGCTTTAGAAAAAGAAGTTGCTGCATTTGAGGCTTCTATCAAGAATTTGAAACAAAATTTTGTAGAAGGTAAATTGAGCAATGGAGCAAAATATGGCTTAATCAAAAAAGAAATAAAAGGCGGAAAGGTTCAGGCTAGTTTTCAATTTCCTGTAAGTAACGAAAAGGATTTAACCGGAAAATCAGATATCGGAGGAATTTTGGCTCAGTTGTTAAAAACGGGAACGAAAACCAGAACTAAAGAACAAATTAGCGATCGTTTAGATCAATTAAAATCAAGCATTTATTTTAATTTTTCAAGACAAACTTTATCGGTAAATGTAAATACTTATAAAGAAAATTTTAAAGAAGTAATGGAGATTTTGGGTGATTTGCTTGCTAATTCTACTTTTCCGGAAAATGAATTAACAAAAACAATCAGCGAATACAACACTTATTTAGAAGGAAATCTTAATGATCCGCAATCAGTTGCTTTTACGGAACTTTCAAGACAAACGACAAATTATCCTAAAGGGAGTATTTTTTATACACCAACACTTCAGGAACAAATAGATGCGTTTAAAAAAATCAAACAAACTGAAATTGTAGATTTTTATAAAAACATTCTTGGAGGAAATAATGGTGTTGGAAGTGTTGTAGGAGATTTAGAAGGAAAATCTACAGTTGAGATTTTAGAAAACACTTTTGGAAAATGGAATTCAAAATCAAAATATGAATTAGCTAAACCTACTTATTTTGAAACAAAAGTATCGGATAAGGATTTTATAACTCCAGATAAAGAAAATGCGGTAGCGCTTGGTAGAATTGGTTTTAAAATGACAAGAAGCAGTGCAGATTATCCTGCATTTGTAATGGCTAATGAAATATTAGGAAGCGGAGGATTTTTAAGTGCAAGAATTCCGATGAGATTGAGAGAAAAAGAAGGGATAAGTTACGGAGCTGGTTCATTTATTGATGTGCCTGTTACAAGTGATGTTGCTTCATGGTCGTATTATGCTTTTTTAAATCCGACAAAAAAGAATGCTGTTGAAACTGCTACAAAAGAGGAAATTGCAAAAGCATTAAAAGATGGTTTTACAGCTGATGAATTAAAATCAAACCTTGTTAGTTGGCAAAATGAAAGAAAAACAAGATTGGGTAGTGATGATACTTTAATGAGTCTTGTAAACACTTATTTGCAATACGGAATTCCTTTGGAAGATTATGATGACTTGGAAAACAAAGTTAAAGCATTAAAAGTTGAAGAAGTAAATGCTGTTTTGAAGAAGTATTTGAGCTTAGAAAAAATGACTTCTGTTTATGCAGGAGATTTTAATAAGAAATCATAAAGAGTGAAAATCCAAATATTATAAATTCCAAATTGTAATTTGGGGTGAATTATAAAATCCGAAATGACATTAAAATTGTTATTTCGGATTTTTTTTGCTTCATCTTAAGTTTTTAAAATTGGAAAAAATTGAAGATTTTTTTGGTTTTATTTTTAAAAGAGGCTAATTTTTGGAATTTGGAATTTATTTTTTGCTTTTTCAGACAATTGTGTTGATAACTTAAGTGCTTTAAATTGTATTTTAACTGATATATAATTTGCGTTTTTATATATTTGCGTGTTAGACAATAATTACATTTTTTAGAATAAATTATATGAGCGAAGAAATCAAGAAGAACAATTATTCAGCAGATAGTATTCAGGCATTAGAAGGAATGGAGCACGTAAGAATGCGTCCATCGATGTATATTGGAGATGTGGGGGTTCGAGGGCTACATCATTTGGTTTACGAGGTTGTTGATAACTCTATTGATGAGGCGATGGGAGGACATTGTGATACCATTGGTGTTGCAATAAATGAAGACGGTTCGGTAACAGTTGAAGATAACGGTCGTGGTATTCCAGTTGATTTACATAAAAAAGAGGGTGTTTCGGCACTTGAGGTAGTAATGACTAAAATTGGTGCCGGAGGTAAATTTGATAAAGATTCTTATAAAGTTTCCGGAGGTTTACACGGTGTTGGGGTTTCTGTTGTAAATGCGCTTTCTGTGCATATGAAATCTACTGTTTTTAGAGACGGTAAAATCTACGAACAAGAATACGAAAGAGGAAAATCATTATATCCGGTTAAACAAATTGGAGAAACAGATAAAAGAGGTACACGTCAGACTTTTTATCCTGATGATACTATTTTTACTCAAACTATAGAATTCTCTTATGATACTTTATCAGCTCGTATGCGTGAGCTTTCTTTCTTAAACAAAGGAATCACAATCACGTTTACAGACAAAAGAGAAGTTGATGAAAAAGGTGAATTTAAAAGCGAAGTATTTCATTCTGACGAAGGTCTTAAAGAATACATTCGTTATTTAGATGGTAACCGTGAGCCAATTATCTCTCACGTAATCAGCATGGATCACGAAAAAGGTGAAATCCCGGTTGAGGTTGCCTTGATTTATAATACAAGTTATACAGAGAATATTTTCTCTTATGTAAATAACATTAATACACACGAAGGAGGAACGCATTTACAAGGTTTTAGAAGTGGTTTGACAAGAACCCTTAAAAAATACGCAGATGCATCCGGAATGTTGGATAAACTGAAATTCGAAATTGCGGGAGATGACTTCCGTGAAGGATTAACAGCTATTATTTCGGTAAAAGTTGCAGAACCACAATTCGAAGGACAAACTAAAACAAAATTAGGAAACAGAGAAGTAGTTTCTCCGGTTTCTCAGGCTGTTGGAGAAATGTTAGAGAATTATTTGGAAGAAAATCCAAATGATGCGAGAATCATTATCCAGAAAGTAATTTTGGCTGCACAAGCCCGTCACGCTGCTAAGAAAGCACGTGAAATGGTACAACGTAAAACCGTTATGGGTGGCGGTGGATTGCCAGGAAAACTTTCAGATTGTTCTGAGCAGGATCCTGCAAGATGTGAGGTTTACCTTGTCGAGGGAGATTCGGCTGGTGGAACAGCAAAACAAGGTCGTGATCGTAACTTTCAAGCGATTTTACCATTACGTGGTAAGATTTTGAACGTTGAGAAAGCGATGCATCATAAAGTATTCGAAAACGAAGAGATTCGTAACATCTTTACTGCATTAGGAGTTACCGTTGGTACTGCAGAAGATAGTAAAGCCTTAAATCTTGAAAAACTAAGATATCATAAAGTAATCATCATGTGTGATGCCGATGTCGATGGTAGTCACATTTCTACCTTAATATTAACGTTCTTCTTCCGTTTCATGAAAGAATTGATCGAAGAAGGTCACGTTTATATTGCAGCGCCACCTTTATACTTAGTTAAAAAAGGAAACAAGAAAGAATATGCATGGAATGATGTTCAACGTGATCAGGCAAACGAGAGAATGGGAGGAAGTGCTGCTATTCAACGTTATAAAGGTCTTGGAGAGATGAACGCGGAGCAATTATGGGAAACTACAATGGATCCAAGTTTTAGAACTTTACGTCAGGTAACAATCGATAGTTTGGCTGAAGCTGATAGAGTTTTCTCAATGTTAATGGGAGATGAGGTACCGCCACGTCGAGAATTTATCGAGAAAAATGCAGTTTACGCAAATATCGATGCATAATAAATTTTAACACTACAATTCGTTTAATTGTTTAAATTTACTAAAACAATTAAACGAATTGTTTATTTTATAAAATAAGCAAATTAATAACCGATAAAGTATAAAATATGAAAGTTACCATTGTAGGAGCAGGAAATGTTGGAGCTACATGTGCAGATGCTATTTCTTATAGAGGAATTGCAAGCGAAGTAGTGTTGTTGGATATTAAAGAAGGTTTTGCCGAAGGTAAAGCATTGGATATTATGCAATGTGCTACAAATACTGGTTTTAATACCAAAGTATCTGGAGTAACCAACGATTATTCTAAAACCGCCGGAAGTGATGTAGTGGTTATTACATCTGGAATTCCAAGAAAACCAGGAATGACTCGTGAAGAATTAATTGGTATAAATGCAGGAATTGTAAAAACAGTTGCTGAAAACGTATTGAAACATTCTCCGAATACTATAATAGTTGTAGTTTCTAATCCAATGGATACTATGACATATTTAGCTTTAAAAGCTACAGGATTACCAAAAAACAGAATTATTGGTATGGGTGGAGCGTTAGATAGTTCACGTTTTAGAACTTATCTTTCATTAGCTCTTGATAAACCTGCAAATGATATCTCTGCAATGGTTATTGGTGGACATGGTGATACAACTATGATTCCTTTGACACGTTTGGCATCTTATAACGGAATTCCGGTAACAGAATTCTTGTCTGAAGAAGCTTTGCAAAAGGTAGCTGCTGATACAATGGTTGGAGGAGCAACTCTTACAGGTCTTTTAGGAACATCTGCGTGGTATGCGCCAGGAGCTTCTGTTGCTTATTTAGTTGACAGTATCTTAAACGATCAAAAGAAAATGATTGCTTGTTCTGTTTTCGTAGAAGGCGAATATGGGCAAAATGATATATGTATAGGAGTACCTTGTATAATAGGTAAAAACGGAGTAGAAGAAATTTTAGATATCAAATTAAACGATCAGGAAAAGGCTTTATTTGCTAAAAGTGCAGATGCAGTTCGTGGAATGAATGATGCCCTAAAGTCGATTTTAGTATAACGATTTTCGAAAAAAAAGGAGAAGACTGCACTTTTGCAGTCTTTTTTTTAAGATTAATTAATAAATAAATTGGTTAATGTTTTCGTTAATTATATATTTGCTCGGTTTAAAAAAAATGTTGTAATTCGTGATCTCGATTTTTTAGTTTTAAAAACTCATGTCAGGGCTTATTTTATGGGACTTTAAAACAAAAAACAAACAATAAAACATAATTAATTTTTAGTAATAATGCAGAATAAAGGACTTATTAAATTTTTCGCAATTCTATTTGCATTGGTAAGTATTTACCAACTTTCGTTCACTTTTGTGGCAAACAGTGTCAAAAGTGAGGCTAAAGCTTTTGCAGGAGACAATCCTGATAAAGAGCTAAAATATTTAGATTCTATCGGTAAAGTAAAAGTTTACAATCTTGGTTTCACGGATTTTACTTATAATGAAGTAAAAAACAAACAACTAAACAAAGGTCTTGACTTAGAAGGAGGAATCAACGTGATTCTTCAAATTTCTATTAAAGACGTTTTAAAAGGATTAGCAAACAATTCTAAAAATCCGGTATTTAATAAATCATTAGCTGATGCAAGTGCAAATTTAGAAGGAAACAAAACCTATTTAAATAAGTTTTTTGAAGCTTTTGAAGCAAATTCAAATGGAACTACAAAATTAGCTTCACCAGATATTTTTGCAAACAGAGGTTTACAAGGAGAAGGCGGAATTGACTTTCAAATGTCAGATTCACAAGTTCAAAAAGTAATCAAAAGAAAAGTTGATGAGTCTGTTGAGAGTGCTTACAAAGTATTGAGAGAGCGTATCGACAAATTTGGTGTTACACAACCAAACATCCAAAAATTAGGAGAAACAGGAAGAATCTTAGTGGAACTTCCAGGTGCTAAGGATGTTGATAGAATTAAAAAATTATTAGGTGGAAAAGCTCAATTAGAGTTTTGGGAAACTTATAAAATTGAAGAAGTTGGAAACTTTTTAGTTGCTGCTAACGAAGCGCTTAAAAAGACTGAAATCAAAAAAACTGAAACTAAAAGTGTTGCTAAAGATTCATTGAATGCTTTATTAACTGACGCTAAAGATTCTGTTGATACTAAAAAAGGAAACAATCCATTATTTGACAAAATGCTTGGTCAAGGTGGTGGACCAGTTTTAGGTTACTTCGCTCCAAAAGATACTGCAGTTATCAATGGATACTTAAAAAGACAAGATATTAGAATTTTATTAGCAGCTGACCAACACAATGCAAAATTTGTTTGGAGTAAACCAACTACTATTAAAGATGCTAAACAAAAAGATATTGAAGCAGTAGAATTATACGCTTTAAAAGGAAACAGAGATAATACTCCTGCAATGGCTGGTGGTGTTGTAACTGATGCAAAAGATACTTTTGACCAATTAGGAAAACCAGCTGTTTCTATGCAAATGAACAGCCAGGGAGCTAAAATCTGGGAAGAATTAACAGGAAGAGCATTTTCTCAAAAAAGTTATATTGCTATTGTTCTTGATAACGTAGTTTACTCTGCTCCTGGAGTAACTAGTGGACCAATTGCTGGAGGAAGATCTGAAATTACAGGATCTTTTGATGTTGCTGAAACTAAAGATTTAGCTAACATTTTGAATGCAGGTAAATTACCGGCTTCTGCAGATATTATTCAATCAACAGTTGTAGGACCATCTTTAGGTCAGGCTGCAATTGATGCTGGAACAATCTCATCTGTATTAGGATTTTTATTAGTTTGTTTATGGATGGTATTCTATTATGGTAAAGCTGGTTGGTATGCTAACCTTGCGTTATTATTGAACTTACTTTTCTTGTTTGGAATTATGGCAAGTTTTGGTTTTGTATTAACATTACCAGGTATCGCAGGTATCGTATTAACATTAGGTACGGCGGTAGATGCGAACATCATTATATTTGAAAGGGCAAAAGAGGAATTACGTGAAGGTAAATCTTTATCTGAAGCAGTTGTAGCATCTTACGGATGGCACGGTGCAATGCGTTCTATTATTGATGCAAACGTTACTCACGTTTTAACTGGAGCTATCTTGTTTATTTTTGGAACAGGACCAATTAAAGGTTTCGCTTTAACATTACTTATTGGTATCGTAACTTCATTGTTTACATCAATCTTTATTGCTAGAATTTTCATCGATAGAAATATTGCTGGAAAAGGAGATTTAACTTTCTCTACAAACATTACTAAAAACTGGTTTACTAATTTCCACTTTGACTTTATTAAAATCAAAAAATTCACTTATATCTTCTCTTCTATTGTAGTTGTAGTAAGTTTAGTTTCTATCTTCTTCGTTAACGGATTAGATGAAGGTGTTGATTTTGTTGGAGGAAGAACATTCCAGGTTAAATTTGAAAAACCAATCGATGCTACTGTAGTGTCAGATGAATTGTCTGCTGCTTTTGGAACTCCGGTTGAAGCAAAAATTTTA
This genomic interval carries:
- the gyrB gene encoding DNA topoisomerase (ATP-hydrolyzing) subunit B; this translates as MSEEIKKNNYSADSIQALEGMEHVRMRPSMYIGDVGVRGLHHLVYEVVDNSIDEAMGGHCDTIGVAINEDGSVTVEDNGRGIPVDLHKKEGVSALEVVMTKIGAGGKFDKDSYKVSGGLHGVGVSVVNALSVHMKSTVFRDGKIYEQEYERGKSLYPVKQIGETDKRGTRQTFYPDDTIFTQTIEFSYDTLSARMRELSFLNKGITITFTDKREVDEKGEFKSEVFHSDEGLKEYIRYLDGNREPIISHVISMDHEKGEIPVEVALIYNTSYTENIFSYVNNINTHEGGTHLQGFRSGLTRTLKKYADASGMLDKLKFEIAGDDFREGLTAIISVKVAEPQFEGQTKTKLGNREVVSPVSQAVGEMLENYLEENPNDARIIIQKVILAAQARHAAKKAREMVQRKTVMGGGGLPGKLSDCSEQDPARCEVYLVEGDSAGGTAKQGRDRNFQAILPLRGKILNVEKAMHHKVFENEEIRNIFTALGVTVGTAEDSKALNLEKLRYHKVIIMCDADVDGSHISTLILTFFFRFMKELIEEGHVYIAAPPLYLVKKGNKKEYAWNDVQRDQANERMGGSAAIQRYKGLGEMNAEQLWETTMDPSFRTLRQVTIDSLAEADRVFSMLMGDEVPPRREFIEKNAVYANIDA
- the asnB gene encoding asparagine synthase B, whose product is MCGIVCAFDLKQKAETLRPQVLEMSKIIRHRGPDWSGIYSNDKAILSHERLAIVDPASGKQPLFTEDKKLVLAANGEIYNHRELRKQFAGKYNFQTESDCEVILALYKEKGPHFVDEMNGIFGFAIYDVEKDEYFIARDHMGIIPLYIGWDQHGTFYVASELKALEGYCTKIQLFPPGHYMTSKDGEFVQWYKRDWTEYDAVKDNETSIPAIKEALEAAVHRQLMSDVPYGVLLSGGLDSSITSAVAKKFAQKRIESDDTTDAWYPQLHSFSVGLDGSPDLAAAQIVAKHIGTIHHEIKFTIQEGLDAVRDVIYNLETYDVTTVRASTPMWLMARVIKSMGIKMVLSGEGADELFGGYLYFHKAPNAREFHEENVRKLGKLHMYDCLRANKSLAAWGIEGRVPFLDKEFMDVAMRINPQDKMINKEHPMEKWVVRKAFEDMLPESVAWRQKEQFSDGVGYSWIDTLKEVVAKEVSDEQLANAKYKFPLQTPTSKEEYYYRSIFAEHFPSDAAALCVPQEASVACSTKIALEWDEAFKNMNDPSGRAVASVHDDAYAKA
- the mdh gene encoding malate dehydrogenase, encoding MKVTIVGAGNVGATCADAISYRGIASEVVLLDIKEGFAEGKALDIMQCATNTGFNTKVSGVTNDYSKTAGSDVVVITSGIPRKPGMTREELIGINAGIVKTVAENVLKHSPNTIIVVVSNPMDTMTYLALKATGLPKNRIIGMGGALDSSRFRTYLSLALDKPANDISAMVIGGHGDTTMIPLTRLASYNGIPVTEFLSEEALQKVAADTMVGGATLTGLLGTSAWYAPGASVAYLVDSILNDQKKMIACSVFVEGEYGQNDICIGVPCIIGKNGVEEILDIKLNDQEKALFAKSADAVRGMNDALKSILV
- the asnB gene encoding asparagine synthase B, translated to MSGLLAVIGKGKDPQLVKELSKRMSHRGPDESDLQIMENGSIISHESLSIIDLKSGKQPIQGTKKAWMVHDGEIYNYQELKDTVLKNHTFRTKSDSEVIVHLYEEFGNDFCNMLDGDFAFVVVDGDNYIAGRDPIGVKPLYYGLDERGRIYFSSEMKPIADQCKTFSTFPPGHYYTPKKGFVKYYQPAYEDYENAVEELDLDLIRDTFTEAVRKRLMSEVPVGVLLSGGLDSSLIAAIASRSFADSGKKLQTFSIGLDVDAPDAKAARKAAEFLGTEHHEIHYSVEDGIGLLEKIIYYIETYDIISVRASVPMYLLSKAIAEKGIKAILSGEGADEIFGGHLYFRNAPSTEEFQKETIERVQKLFTADLLRADKSTMANGIETRVPFLDTAFLDATIRIRPEEKQPKKYDGVEKYILRKAFDTPENPYLPADILWRQKEQFSDGVGYNWIDELIEHCSCQVTDEQLAGASVEFAYNSPTTKEAYLYRSIFHKYYPQISAAQTVRKWIPKWQENQDPSGRANAAHLEGNFETAKSGVAV
- a CDS encoding pitrilysin family protein, giving the protein MRNLLLSGILCCSLASVSSVYAQKPVAPKYIKNVEGVKEYSLNNGLKVLLIPDASQSNMVVNIVYNVGSRNEGYGEKGMAHLLEHMLFKSTKNLGDIKKMLSDKGGNANGTTWLDRTNYYEVFPSSDENLKWSIEMEADRMINATILQEDLSKEFSVVRNEFEIGENNPDRVLQERILSSAYLWHNYGKSTIGSKEDIERVKANTLRVFYEKYYQPDNSTLIIAGKFDEQKALQYVGQYFGAIPKPKRVLDKTYTVEPAQDGEKYVELNRAGDSKNIGALYHTAAYVDKDYAAIDALGEILTSDPSGYLYKSLIETQKVSSIYYWQPTTRDASYIYFGVAVPNDKDIKATKDLVRTELDKIGTTKYTDEDVTRAKAKIIKQLDGIKNNTISFAINLTEIVGAGDYRLGFLYRDAVENLTKEDIQRVADKYFRSNNRTVGIFIPSKDEQRVKPVEYTDDQIVALTKDYKGKALEKEVAAFEASIKNLKQNFVEGKLSNGAKYGLIKKEIKGGKVQASFQFPVSNEKDLTGKSDIGGILAQLLKTGTKTRTKEQISDRLDQLKSSIYFNFSRQTLSVNVNTYKENFKEVMEILGDLLANSTFPENELTKTISEYNTYLEGNLNDPQSVAFTELSRQTTNYPKGSIFYTPTLQEQIDAFKKIKQTEIVDFYKNILGGNNGVGSVVGDLEGKSTVEILENTFGKWNSKSKYELAKPTYFETKVSDKDFITPDKENAVALGRIGFKMTRSSADYPAFVMANEILGSGGFLSARIPMRLREKEGISYGAGSFIDVPVTSDVASWSYYAFLNPTKKNAVETATKEEIAKALKDGFTADELKSNLVSWQNERKTRLGSDDTLMSLVNTYLQYGIPLEDYDDLENKVKALKVEEVNAVLKKYLSLEKMTSVYAGDFNKKS